Part of the Usitatibacter palustris genome, ACAGGGTTGCCTTGAACAACGCGAGCGTGCGGCTCCACGAGAGTTTCGCGGCCGCATCGTCGTAACGCGGCGTCGTGTCGTTGTGGAAACCGTGCTGCGTGTTCGGGTAGACGTGCGCCTCGTATTTGACCTTGTTCGCCTTGAGCGCGGCTTCGTACGCAGGCCACATCGCGTTGATGCGTTCGTCGGTGGAGGCGAAGTGGATCATCAACGCCGCCTTGATCTTCGGCACGTCCTCCGCCTTCGCGGCCGCGCCATAGTAGGGAGCGCCCGCGGCGAGGTCCGGAATGCGCACGGCGAGAGTGTTGACCATCCCGCCGCCCCAGCAGAAACCCACCGCGCCCACCTTGCCTTTGAAGTCCGGCCGCAGCTTCACGTAGTCGACCGCCGCGACCATGTCTTCGGTGGTCCTGGCGCCGTCGAGCTTCGCGAACAGCGTGCGCGCCGCGTCCTCGGTGCCTGGGTAGCCCCCCAGCGGCGTGAGCGCATCGGGCGCGAACGCGAGGTAGCCCGCGGCCGCCAGGCGGCGCGCGACATCCTCGATGTACGGGTTGAGACCGCGGTTCTCGTGAATGACGACGACCGCGGGCAGCTTGCCCTGCGCCGCGGCGGGACGCGCGAGATAGCCGCGCATCTTTCCCGACCCGGCCGGAGACAGGTACGACACGTACTCGACCGTGATGCGCGGGTCGTCGGCCTTCACCTGCTGCGCGAGCGCGAAGTTCGGGCTCAGGGCTTCGAGCATCGCCGCGGCGCCGAACCCGCCGACGGCGTACTTCGCCGCGCGATCGAGGAAGTCGCGCCGTGTCACCGCCCCGTGCACGTAGCCGTCGAAAAGCTTCAGGACCTCGGGCGGAAAATCATCAGCCTTCTTGCGTTCCATGGTGGGTCTCCTCAGGTGAACACGGCTAAGATTGGGGAAATGATACAAGCGAGTTTTGCGACATGACGAGTTTCGCGATATGAACAGACCTGTACTGGACGAAAAGGCCAAGGGTGTCTACGTCATTACGGTGACACCCTTCACCGACGAGGGTTCGCTCGATCTCGAGAGCACCGACCGCGTCATCGATTTCTACCTGGAGAAGGGCGCGGATGGACTCACTGTCCTGGGCGTCATGGGCGAAGCGCCCAAGCTCACGGCCGAGGAATCCGCGCAGTACGTGAAGCGCGTGCTCGATCGCGTGAAGGGCCGCATTCCCACGATCGTCGGCGTGTCGTCGCCGGGCTATGCCGCGATGAAGGAGCTCTCCGACCGCGTGATGGATCTCGGTGCGGCCGGCGTGATGGTCGGTCCCGCGGCGACGGTGAGGACCGACGACCAGGCGTATTCGTACTACGAGATGGTTGCCGAAACGCTCGGCGGCAAGACGCCGTTCTGCGTGCAGGATCATCCGCTCGCGTACAGCGTGCAGCTTCCGGCGCCGGTGCTGCTGAAGATCTTCCGCAACATCCCGAGCGCGGTGATGCTCAAGCACGAGGACTATCCGGGCCCGGGCCTCGCGAAGCTCGCGGCGCTGCGCGCGGCCAAGGATGCGCGCCGCATCTCGATCCTCGCAGGCAACGGCGGCGGCCTCTTCCTGCCCGAGGAACTCTCGCGCGGCGCCGACGGCGCCATGACCGGCTTCGGCTATCCGGAGATGATGGTCGGCGTGTGCAAGGCGCACGCGGCCGGCGACATCGAGCGCGCGCACGATCTGTTCGATGCGTACCTCCCGCTCGCGCGCTATGAACAGCAATCGGCCGCGGGGCTCGCGGTGCGCAAGTACATGCTGCAGAAGCGCGGTGCGATCGCCTCGGCCGCGATCCGCAAGCCCGGGCCGAAGCTCTCGCCCGCGGACATCGCCGACATCGATCGCCTCATCGCGCGCCAGGAAAAGCGGTTGCGCGAGCTCGGCTGAGATTCCCACGAAAGAAGAACCATGACGCTCGATCCGAAAGTCGTATCCACGCTGTCGCAGGTCACCACGGCCACGCTCACGACGATCCTGTTGAAGAAAGGCCTGCGCAACGTCTGGATGCGCGGCACGCGGCCGCTCAACCCGGGCCAGCCGCGCCTCGTCGGCCCCGCGTTCACGCTGCGCTTCGTGCCCGCGCGCGAAGACCTCGCGACGCCCGAGTCGTGGTCGAAGCCGATCTCCACGCGCTCGGCGATCGAAGCGATGCCCGAGGGCTGCATCGTCGTCGCCGATGCGATGGGCGTGACCGACGCGGGCATCTTCGGCGACATCCTCTGCGCGCGCATGAAGAAGAAGGGCGTCGCGGGCCTCGTCACCGATGGCGTGCTGCGCGACGTCGCCGGCATTCGCACGACGCACCTGCCGATCTGGTGCCAAGGCGCGGCGGCGCCGCCGTCGGTGGCCGGCCTCACGTTCATCAACTGGAACGAACCCATTGGCTGCGGTGGCGTCGCGGTGTTCCCCGAAGACGTCGTCGTCGTCGATGAAGACGGAGCGGTCGTCGTGCCGAAGGCTTTCGTCGACGACATCGTGGCCGCCGCGCCGGAGCAGGAACGATTGGAGGCCTGGATCATGGCGGAAGTGGAGAAGGGCGCGGCGCTGCCGGGCCTGTATCCGCCCAACGCCGAGAACAAGGCGCGCTACGAGGCCAGCAAGAAATAAATTGAATTGCTGAAATGTTTCGGTCAGGTCGCTGAAACATTGGAACCGTACTGTCGGCGCTTCCCTCCGAACGGCCCAATGAGAAGAGACCATGACCGAGCGCGCCTCGCAGCCTGCTGCCCATCGCCACGACGACGACGTCTTCTGCAACGAATCCGATAACCCGACGTTCGACAGCATCCTGGGGGCGCGCCTTTCGCGCCGCGGCTTGCTCAGGGGCTCCGCCGGCCTCTTTGCCGGCAGCGTGCTCGGCCCCGTGCTGGCGGCCTGCTCCGACGACGATGATCCGGTCGCCGGGTTCAAGTGGAACGCGGTGGCCAAGAGCACGGCCGACGCGCTGACGGTGCCGGCCGGCTACTCCGCGCGCGTGCTCTACCGCCTGGGCGATCCGATCGACGCCGCGACGCCGACCTCCGCGAACAACGGCACGGACACCGGGACCTCGTTCGCCGCACGTGCGGGCGACCACCACGACGGCATGCACTACTTCGGCCTCGGGGCCAGCGGCGCCTACGACGCGACCAACTCGACGCGCGGGCTGCTGGTGATGAACCACGAGAACATCACGCAACTGCTGCTGCACCCGGCCGGCGCGACGACGCCGCGTCCGGCCGACCAGGTCATCAAGGAGATGAACTGCCACGGCGTGAGCGTGGTCGAGGTCACGCGGACCGGCAGCACGTGGACCTACACGCGCGGCGGCAACTACAACCGCCGCATCACCACGAACACCGAGATGATCCTCTCGGGCCCGGCGGGCGGCTCGAACCAGCTGAAGACGAAGTTTTCGACCAACGGCACGCGCACGCGCGGCACGGTCAACAATTGCGCGAACGGCTACACGCCCTGGGGCACGTATCTCACGTGTGAAGAGAACTGGGCGTTCTACTTCAAGCGCGCGGCCGGCGACAACGCCAATCGCAGCGCGGCCGAAGTGACGGCGCTCAACCGCAACGGCATCACGCAGGGCGCGGCCGGCAACTACGGCTGGACCACCGTCACGCCGGGAGATGCCGCCGACACGAATTTCGCCCGCTGGGACGCGACCAAGGTCGGCACGTCGACCGACGGCACCGACGATTTCCGCAACGGGCCCAACACGTTCGGCTGGATCGTCGAGATCGACCCGTTCAACGCGACTTCCGTCCCGAAGAAGCGCACCGCGATGGGCCGCTTCGCACACGAGGGCTGCTTCGTCGCGCCGCCCGTCGTCGGCCAGCCGCTGGTTTTCTACTCGGGTGACGACTCGCGCGGCGAGTACTGCTACAAGTTCGTGTCGACCGCGCTGTGGAGCGCGGCCGACGCCACCGGCGGCATGGCCGCGGGCGACAAGTACCTCGACGCCGGAAAGAACTTCGTCTGCAAGTTCAACGCCGACGGCACCGGCAGCTGGATCGAGCTCACGCTCGGCACGAACGGCATCACCAGCGCGAGCACGGTGTATCCGTTCGCCGATGCGGCCGACGTCCTCATCAACCTGCGGCTCGCCGCGGACGTCGCGGGTGCCACGAAGATGGATCGTCCCGAGTGGTCGGCGATCAATCCGAAGAACGGCGACGTGTATTTCACGATGACCAACAACTCCGTTCGCGGCAGCGTCGCGCAGCCGATGGACGCGGCCAACCCGCGCTACTACACCGACAACCGCGGGACGACCGTGCAGCGCGGCAACAACAACGGCCATATCGTTCGCCTCGCGCCTTCGGGTGGAAACCATGCAGCGACCACTTTCACCTGGGACATCTACCTCTTCGCGGCCCAGGCGACTGCGGACACGGCAGCGAACAACGCCGACTACCAGGCCAACGTGAATCTCTCCGGGCTCGACGACACCAACGACATGTCGAGCGTGGACGGCTGCTGGTTCAGCCAGGCGACGCCGGGCTTGCTGTGGATCCAGACGGACGACGGCGCCTACACGGACGTGACCAACTGCATGATGCTCGCGGCCCTTCCCGGAAACGTGGGCGACGGCGGCGCGGTCACCGTGGCCAACAAGGCCGTGCCGCAGGGCGCGGGCGGTGCAACGGTCGACGTGACGGTCACGACCCGCATGGGCAAGAAGCCGGAGCCCACGCAGCTGCGTCGCTTCCTCGTGGGTCCGAAGGGTTGCGAGATCACCGGCATCGCGGAGACGCCGGACGGCCGCACGATCTTCGTGAACATCCAGCATCCGGGCGAGAACACGACCGCGGCGCAGCTCACGGCGGGCACGCCGGAGAGCGTGTGGCCGGATGGCTCGGGCGCGCGCCCGCGTTCGGCCACGGTCGCGATCACGCGCGACGACGGCGGCAAGATCGCCGTCGACTGAAAAAGGGGACAGTCCCCATTTCGGAAAAGGGGACTGTCCCCTTTTCCGCTGGCGCTACATCTGCCGGAAGAGGTGGGCGTAGGACTCGCTGACCGCGAGCGTCTCGGGGCGCTGCTTGAGGCGAAGCTCCATGTGGCCCCGGAAAGTGCGCGACACGCCGGCGATGTGGTTCACGTTCACGAGCGTTCCGCGGTGGATCTGCCAAAACGTTTCGGGGTCGAGCTGCTCGGCGAGCTCCCTGATCGGCACGCGGATGAGCGATTCGCGATCGGCCGTGGCGACCACCGTGTACTTGTTGTCCGACTGGAAATAGAAGATCTCGTCCATCGTGATGAGGCGCGTCTCGCTGCCCTGGGACGCGGTGATCCAGCGCAGGTACTCGCGCCGGTGGCCTTGCAGCCTGCCGGCAAGCGATTGCAGCAACCCCTCGAGATTCGCCGGCGCCGACTGCTCGCGCTCGCGCAGCCGCCGCACCGTCTCGGCGACCCGGCTCGCGGACAGCGGCTTCATCACGTAGTCGATCGCGCCCTGTTCGAAAGCCGAGACCGCGTACTGGTCGAAGGCCGTGACGAACACGACGTGGCTGCGGCCGCTGGCATGGCGCGCGACCTCGAGCCCCGAAAGGCCGGGCATCTGGATATCGAGGAACAGGACGTCGGGCGCGTGCTCCTCGAGCGCGCGCAGCGCCTCGATCCCGTCGGCCGCTTCCGCGACGACGTCGAGCTCCGGCCACACGCTCGCGAGCGTCTCGCGCAATTGCTCGCGGAGGTTGCCTTCGTCCTCGGCGATGACGGCGCGCGTCATGACGCTTGCGGTTCCACGGGCGGCGGCCGCGCCGCTTCGCGCAGGTCGGCGATCAAGTCATCGAGCATCGCTTCGCCCGCTTCGAGGCTCTCGTCGTAGCGGCCGCGGATGCTGCGCAGCGTGGCCGAGAGCTTGTCGGGATCGACGCGCGCGTGCATCGCGGCGAGGTCGGCTTCGATGCGGCTGCGGCGCGCTTCGAGCTGCGTGGTGCGCACCTTGTGCAGGGCCGCGGCGAGCTCCGCATCGCGGCGGCGGCCGAAGACGAAGATCATCACCAGCCCGCCGACCGTGAACGGCGTGATGAAGGTCGCCGGGAAATCGAAATAGGTGCGCCAGGTGGGAAACGTGCTGCAGAAGGGCAGCTGCACCGTGGCGTAGACCCAGTACATCGTGTTGGGCGAGACCGCGCAGCGCACCTGCACGGCGAGCAGCACGCCCAGCGCGAGTGCGCCCGCCAGGAACCAGCGGCGGTGACGCATGCCGCGCGTGAGCCCGTCGGTCATCGCCACGGCGAGGTACACCGGGAAATAGCTGAGGAGGTTGCGCTGCAGGAGCGACAGCAGGTACTCCGCGTGCTCCGCGAACGTGTGGTCCTTGTCGACGAGCAGCACGCCCGACCACGACCACGCCGACAGGGCCGCGGCGAACAGGAAGAAGGCGGCCACGCCTTTCCAGCTGAACGACTCGAGCATGCGCGACATCATCATCGCGGAATCTCGATCGCGGCGACCACGCCGTGGGGGAAGTTGGGCTCGATCACCAGCCGTGCGCCGGCCCCGAACAACGCGGCGAGGCGGGCGCGCACGTTCGCGAGCCCCATGCCGCTGCCCGCGGCCTGTCGCAATCCCGCACCGGTGTCGCGCACCTCGATGCGCAGGAGCCGGTCGTCGGCGGTGGCGCGGATACCGATGGCCCCGCCTTCGAGCTGCGGGGCGATGCCGTGCTTGATCGCGTTCTCGACGAGCGTGAGCAGCATGAGCGGCGGGAACTTGTGCGACGCGATGTCGGGCGGAACCTCGATCGTGAACTCCAGCCGCTCGCCGATGCGCAGCTGCTGCAGGTCGAGGTACGCCTGCGCGAGCTGCAGCTCCTGCTCGAGCGTCGCCGAACCCTGGCGCACGTGCGGCAGTGCCGCCTGGAGGTAGTCGATGAAACGATCGAGCATCCGGCGGCCGCGCTCGGGATCGCGTCGGTAGAGCCACTTCACGTGCGCGAGGGTGTTGAAGAGGAAGTGCGGCTCGACCTGCGCCTGCAGCGCCTGGAGCTGCGCCTCGGCCGTGCTCGCGCGCAGCTGGTCGCTCGCGAGCTCCGCGCGCGTGAGCTCCGCCGCACTCTCCTCGGAGCGGCGCACCGCGTACCAGGCGGCCGCCGCCAGGCCGAACCAGAGCAGGGGCCCGCGCACGCCGCTCAGCCGATACAGGTAGCCCTTGCCCGGATGCACGCCCATCCCCATCACGACCTCGGTGAGGTAGAGGTTGAAGGCCTGCGCGGCGAGGCAGCCGATGACGAGGGCCAGGACCAGCGACCACGGCGTGGAGAGGCGCGTGCCGAAAGCGGCCCAGACGAGATAGCCCGCGGCCAACAGGAAGAACGGCGTGCAGACCGCGAAGGC contains:
- a CDS encoding LytR/AlgR family response regulator transcription factor, which gives rise to MTRAVIAEDEGNLREQLRETLASVWPELDVVAEAADGIEALRALEEHAPDVLFLDIQMPGLSGLEVARHASGRSHVVFVTAFDQYAVSAFEQGAIDYVMKPLSASRVAETVRRLREREQSAPANLEGLLQSLAGRLQGHRREYLRWITASQGSETRLITMDEIFYFQSDNKYTVVATADRESLIRVPIRELAEQLDPETFWQIHRGTLVNVNHIAGVSRTFRGHMELRLKQRPETLAVSESYAHLFRQM
- a CDS encoding ribonuclease activity regulator RraA, which produces MTLDPKVVSTLSQVTTATLTTILLKKGLRNVWMRGTRPLNPGQPRLVGPAFTLRFVPAREDLATPESWSKPISTRSAIEAMPEGCIVVADAMGVTDAGIFGDILCARMKKKGVAGLVTDGVLRDVAGIRTTHLPIWCQGAAAPPSVAGLTFINWNEPIGCGGVAVFPEDVVVVDEDGAVVVPKAFVDDIVAAAPEQERLEAWIMAEVEKGAALPGLYPPNAENKARYEASKK
- a CDS encoding dienelactone hydrolase family protein; this encodes MERKKADDFPPEVLKLFDGYVHGAVTRRDFLDRAAKYAVGGFGAAAMLEALSPNFALAQQVKADDPRITVEYVSYLSPAGSGKMRGYLARPAAAQGKLPAVVVIHENRGLNPYIEDVARRLAAAGYLAFAPDALTPLGGYPGTEDAARTLFAKLDGARTTEDMVAAVDYVKLRPDFKGKVGAVGFCWGGGMVNTLAVRIPDLAAGAPYYGAAAKAEDVPKIKAALMIHFASTDERINAMWPAYEAALKANKVKYEAHVYPNTQHGFHNDTTPRYDDAAAKLSWSRTLALFKATLWT
- a CDS encoding sensor histidine kinase, with protein sequence MLRPGGSATKAIPYLLAFSLVGVSGPIVVTLVYNDYLLVASNVAFAVCTPFFLLAAGYLVWAAFGTRLSTPWSLVLALVIGCLAAQAFNLYLTEVVMGMGVHPGKGYLYRLSGVRGPLLWFGLAAAAWYAVRRSEESAAELTRAELASDQLRASTAEAQLQALQAQVEPHFLFNTLAHVKWLYRRDPERGRRMLDRFIDYLQAALPHVRQGSATLEQELQLAQAYLDLQQLRIGERLEFTIEVPPDIASHKFPPLMLLTLVENAIKHGIAPQLEGGAIGIRATADDRLLRIEVRDTGAGLRQAAGSGMGLANVRARLAALFGAGARLVIEPNFPHGVVAAIEIPR
- a CDS encoding PhoX family protein, which produces MTERASQPAAHRHDDDVFCNESDNPTFDSILGARLSRRGLLRGSAGLFAGSVLGPVLAACSDDDDPVAGFKWNAVAKSTADALTVPAGYSARVLYRLGDPIDAATPTSANNGTDTGTSFAARAGDHHDGMHYFGLGASGAYDATNSTRGLLVMNHENITQLLLHPAGATTPRPADQVIKEMNCHGVSVVEVTRTGSTWTYTRGGNYNRRITTNTEMILSGPAGGSNQLKTKFSTNGTRTRGTVNNCANGYTPWGTYLTCEENWAFYFKRAAGDNANRSAAEVTALNRNGITQGAAGNYGWTTVTPGDAADTNFARWDATKVGTSTDGTDDFRNGPNTFGWIVEIDPFNATSVPKKRTAMGRFAHEGCFVAPPVVGQPLVFYSGDDSRGEYCYKFVSTALWSAADATGGMAAGDKYLDAGKNFVCKFNADGTGSWIELTLGTNGITSASTVYPFADAADVLINLRLAADVAGATKMDRPEWSAINPKNGDVYFTMTNNSVRGSVAQPMDAANPRYYTDNRGTTVQRGNNNGHIVRLAPSGGNHAATTFTWDIYLFAAQATADTAANNADYQANVNLSGLDDTNDMSSVDGCWFSQATPGLLWIQTDDGAYTDVTNCMMLAALPGNVGDGGAVTVANKAVPQGAGGATVDVTVTTRMGKKPEPTQLRRFLVGPKGCEITGIAETPDGRTIFVNIQHPGENTTAAQLTAGTPESVWPDGSGARPRSATVAITRDDGGKIAVD
- a CDS encoding dihydrodipicolinate synthase family protein — translated: MNRPVLDEKAKGVYVITVTPFTDEGSLDLESTDRVIDFYLEKGADGLTVLGVMGEAPKLTAEESAQYVKRVLDRVKGRIPTIVGVSSPGYAAMKELSDRVMDLGAAGVMVGPAATVRTDDQAYSYYEMVAETLGGKTPFCVQDHPLAYSVQLPAPVLLKIFRNIPSAVMLKHEDYPGPGLAKLAALRAAKDARRISILAGNGGGLFLPEELSRGADGAMTGFGYPEMMVGVCKAHAAGDIERAHDLFDAYLPLARYEQQSAAGLAVRKYMLQKRGAIASAAIRKPGPKLSPADIADIDRLIARQEKRLRELG